In Triticum aestivum cultivar Chinese Spring chromosome 5B, IWGSC CS RefSeq v2.1, whole genome shotgun sequence, the following proteins share a genomic window:
- the LOC123116937 gene encoding protein JINGUBANG-like, which translates to MRDSDGEGAGGGVPRSHPSNIPLPMSHSDPNYSGTDDECSNRQSSSSATGGFYNDYPSSFSGECSPYNMSPWNQTMASPWSRHSEASMAAPAMAPGTSLISSLVREEGHIYSLAAKGDALYTGSDSKNIRVWRKQKDSGGFKSSSGLVKAIVISGERIFTGHQDGKIRVWKVSPKNGLHKRVGSLPRLRDFLRGSLNPSNYVEVRKNRSALWIRHSDAVSCLSPTDAGQGLLYSGSWDRTFKVWRISDSKCLESVVAHDDNVNAIVAAYDGLVFTGSADGTVKVWKREVQGKGTKHSPVQTLLKQEHAVNALAVSAVAPVLYCGSSDGLVNCWEGDSKLVHGGVLRGHKKAVFCLAAAGALLFSGSADNTIMVWRRDAGVHSCLSVLSGHTEPIRCLAVVEYNKENVAAAAAETGDNSGVGRWIVYSGSLDKSIKVWRVTDEPTDTLLGGSGEGSQMFDRYPGDPFGASSSTSFR; encoded by the coding sequence ATGAGAGATAGCGACGGCGAAGGGGCCGGCGGCGGAGTCCCGCGCTCGCACCCCTCCAACATCCCGCTGCCGATGTCGCACTCCGACCCCAACTACTCGGGCACGGACGACGAATGCTCCAACAGGCAGAGCAGCTCGTCGGCGACGGGCGGGTTCTATAATGACTACCCATCCAGCTTCAGCGGCGAGTGCTCGCCGTACAACATGTCCCCCTGGAACCAGACCATGGCGTCCCCCTGGTCCCGCCACAGCGAGGCGTCCATGGCCGCGCCCGCGATGGCGCCCGGCACGAGCCTCATCAGCTCGCTTGTCAGGGAGGAAGGCCACATCTACTCTCTGGCCGCCAAGGGCGACGCGCTGTACACCGGCTCGGACAGCAAGAACATCCGCGTCTGGCGCAAGCAGAAGGACTCCGGCGGCTTCAAGTCGTCCAGCGGCCTCGTGAAGGCCATCGTCATCTCCGGCGAGCGCATCTTCACGGGCCACCAGGACGGCAAGATCCGGGTGTGGAAGGTGTCGCCCAAAAACGGCCTGCACAAGCGCGTGGGCAGCCTGCCGCGGCTGCGCGACTTCCTGCGCGGCTCTCTCAACCCGTCCAACTACGTCGAGGTGCGCAAGAACCGCTCGGCGCTCTGGATCCGGCACAGCGACGCCGTGTCGTGCCTGAGCCCCACGGACGCGGGGCAGGGCCTGCTCTACTCCGGCTCCTGGGACCGCACCTTCAAGGTGTGGCGCATCAGCGACTCCAAGTGCCTCGAGTCCGTGGTGGCGCACGACGACAACGTGAACGCCATCGTGGCGGCGTACGACGGGCTGGTGTTCACCGGCTCCGCGGACGGCACGGTCAAGGTGTGGAAGCGGGAGGTGCAGGGGAAGGGGACCAAGCACTCGCCCGTGCAGACGCTGCTGAAGCAGGAGCACGCCGTGAACGCGCTGGCCGTGAGCGCCGTCGCGCCGGTGCTCTACTGCGGCTCCTCCGACGGGCTCGTCAACTGCTGGGAGGGCGACAGCAAGCTCGTCCACGGGGGCGTGCTTCGCGGACACAAGAAGGCCGTCTTCTGCCTCGCCGCGGCGGGAGCGCTCCTCTTCAGCGGCTCCGCCGACAACACCATCATGGTCTGGCGGCGCGACGCCGGCGTGCACTCCTGCCTCTCCGTGCTCTCCGGCCACACCGAGCCGATCAGGTGCCTCGCCGTCGTGGAGTACAACAAGGAGAACGTCGCGGCCGCCGCCGCAGAGACTGGAGACAACAGCGGCGTGGGGCGGTGGATCGTCTACAGCGGCAGCCTGGACAAGTCGATCAAGGTGTGGCGCGTGACCGACGAGCCGACGGACACGCTGCTCGGGGGCTCCGGCGAGGGATCGCAGATGTTCGACCGGTACCCCGGCGACCCGTTCGGGGCAAGCAGCTCGACATCGTTCCGCTAA
- the LOC123116938 gene encoding protein STRICTOSIDINE SYNTHASE-LIKE 10 translates to MTMTMRRNLAAILVVVLACLLSLSSAEQIKTTNTRWSYRLPLPDGVSGAESLAFSGKDGVYTGVSDGRVLKWGGSAAGWSTFAYNANYRKIPLCSDSGVPSEQKESICGRPLGVRFNRKTGELFIADAYMGLMKVGPDGGEAQVLATEADGVPFHFLNGLDVDQATGDVYFTDSSANYPRRFNTEIIMNADATGRLLKYDARTKQVTVLKAELPYPNGVALSRDMTHVVVAHTVPCQAFRYWLKGPKAGRYELLADLPGYPDNVRRDGKGGFWVALNQERARMNATAAAPAKHLVGVRLSADGVEVEELTAARGVTLSEVAENGNKLWLGSVELDYIGVFA, encoded by the exons atgacgatgacgatgcgGCGCAACCTCGCGGCGATACTAGTCGTCGTGCTTGCCTGCCTCCTCTCTCTATCCTCGGCCGAGCAGATCAAGACGACGAACACGCGGTGGAGCTACCGCCTCCCGCTGCCcgacggcgtcagcggcgccgagAGCCTCGCCTTCTCCGGCAAGGATGGGGTCTACACCGGCGTCTCCGATGGCCGCGTGCTCAAGTGGGGCGGCAGCGCCGCCGGCTGGAGCACCTTCGCGTACAATGCCAACTACAG GAAAATCCCTCTGTGCTCGGATTCTGGGGTGCCATCGGAACAAAAAGAGAGCATCTGCGGGCGACCGCTGGGTGTCCGGTTCAATAGGAAAACAGGCGAGCTCTTCATCGCCGACGCCTACATGGGGCTCATGAAGGTGGGGCCTGACGGTGGCGAGGCCCAGGTGCTGGCGACGGAGGCGGATGGTGTCCCCTTCCACTTCCTCAACGGCCTAGACGTCGATCAGGCTACCGGCGATGTGTACTTCACCGACAGCAGCGCCAACTACCCCCGCAG GTTTAACACGGAGATCATCATGAACGCCGACGCGACCGGGCGCCTGCTCAAGTACGACGCGCGGACGAAGCAAGTCACGGTGCTGAAGGCCGAGCTGCCGTACCCGAACGGCGTCGCGCTCAGCCGCGACATGACGCACGTGGTGGTGGCGCACACGGTGCCGTGCCAGGCGTTCCGGTACTGGCTCAAGGGGCCCAAGGCCGGGCGGTACGAGCTCTTGGCGGACCTGCCGGGGTACCCGGACAACGTGAGGCGCGACGGGAAGGGTGGCTTCTGGGTGGCGCTGAACCAGGAGAGGGCGCGGATGAATGCgactgcggcggctccggcgaagcaCCTGGTTGGCGTCCGTCTAAGCGCCGACGGCGTGGAGGTTGAGGAGCTGACGGCCGCCAGGGGCGTGACGCTCAGCGAGGTGGCGGAGAACGGCAACAAGCTGTGGCTGGGTTCCGTCGAGCTTGATTACATCGGTGTCTTTGCCTGA
- the LOC123113253 gene encoding uncharacterized protein yields the protein MSFHSGTGGDIPSSSNAPPDEMASPASFTHHPGKVKILPSDKDVESEEALWALYLRWCNTLNQKRDHDEMVRRFDVFKDTVRMVHRVNKAKLPYTLKVSKFADGKLEESMSPKVFDEPEYFATQAKDGRSRPLANRRKEGVLIIETGEDVPEYPQMNFKFSESGDSIIPLE from the exons ATGTCCTTCCACAGCGGCACCGGTGGTGACATACCCAGCTCCAGCAACGCACCACCTGACGAAATGGCATCGCCCGCCTCCTTCACCCACCACCCAG GTAAAGTGAAAATTCTGCCTTCAGACAAGGACGTTGAGTCCGAGGAAGCCCTGTGGGCCTTGTATCTGCGCTGGTGCAACACTTTGAACCAGAAGCGTGACCATGATGAGATGGTTCGCCGGTTTGATGTATTCAAGGACACTGTTCGGATGGTCCACCGTGTCAACAAGGCTAAATTGCCTTACACTCTGAAAGTAAGTAAATTCGCTGATGGGAAGCTAGAAGAGTCAATGAGTCCAAAAGTGTTTGATGAACCTGAATATTTCGCAACTCAAGCAAAGGATGGTAGATCTCGCCCTTTGGCAAATCGTCGGAAGGAAGGGGTTCTCATCATTGAAACTGGTGAAGATGTGCCAGAATATCCCCAAATGAACTTCAAGTTCTCTGAATCTGGAGATTCCATCATCCCCTTGGAATGA